The following DNA comes from Musa acuminata AAA Group cultivar baxijiao chromosome BXJ1-4, Cavendish_Baxijiao_AAA, whole genome shotgun sequence.
CCTCAACACTGTTTCATGGGATGAGGGTTCACCTCCGTGGAGTAGAGCTGACGACAATATGCCATGAAGAAACTCACCTCCTTTACTCTATGGGGTGATGACAACCAGATGGATACCCACTTCCTTTGCTCTATGGGGCGGGAAGAGAAGGGTAGGCAACATCGACGGGTGAAGGCAAGGAAGGGAGTAAGAAAAGTATTttcgaaaataaaaaattaaggatattatttaaaaaatgaaaataggagatactataaaaaaaatattttatttcaaagAAATCGTTCAAAAATCAATCCCGTAAACTCAGAAAACTTGTGGGCAATTATATGCAATCTTCCATATATCATCCACATGGTCTAGTCACGAGCGAAGTCATATCACTGTAGTGAGATGTCTCATCTCTAAAGTCTTATCACTGAAGTGAGGTGTCCCATCTCGTGCTACTCATCATATGTTAATCATCCATAAATATTAAGATATATGAAAGatgcaaaagtttttttttttaaggtacTTTTCATATTTcaatagttttttatttttttaatggatCGAGAGTATATTGGTCAATCAATTTTGGACTGATATATATTTTTAgtctttttaatatatttataataattttccaAAGTAATGTAAGTCTAttcaaaatcataaatatttatttatttatttttttatttctaatccAGTAAGGATATATATTTAAAATCTaatttttatgagaatatttttattaGGTTTTTGGGTTTACTTACTTcaattgtaatattttttaattaaacttATAATGTTTCGAAGAAGGTGTCAAAAATAAGTCTCTATAtttaattattcttatttttaaatcaataaaaataattattagaaattttatttttatatataagttAGTTTCTATTGGATTTTGAGTTTGTTTTTTTAGTTACAGTATTTTTAAATAGACTTATAATAtattgataaaataattaaaaaaatactataaatttattaaaaaataataatatttttgaataggatATATGAACAGAAAATGTGAGAGTATTTCGGAGATTATGAAGAGATGGAAATTTTTTTTTCGAGAAATCGTCTAAAAAATTATATAGAGATATCATTGGACATACAAAAGATTGAGAACACCAACTAACCCGTGAAAGGTTGGTTTATGTATGTGGACTTCAATTCGCACATGTCGATCATATAACTATACATTATCTTGCAGTGATCGAGGAACGCAGTCGAGAAAGAATCCCGCGTTTATCACATGGTAAGCCCATAGTCCAGTGGACGAGCTCTGAGGTTTCCGATCACGGATCGTAGGCGTGCATAAAGCAAGCTCCAACTTCCAACGAGCCTATTGCCATTGTGAATCTCGTGTTGTCAAGGGGGAATCGAGCGAAGCGTAGCTATTACGATGGAGTCGGCCGGAGAAGTGAGAGTGTTGGAGCAATCCCGGATCTTCCCATCGATGGGATCGGCGGCGCCGCCGCCCTCTCTTCCGCTCACCTTCTTCGACGTCCTCTGGTCGACCTCCGGTCCCTTCCGCCGCCTCTTCTTCTACGACTTCCCCCACCCCGCTGCAGTCTTCGCCGACTCGGTACTGCCGAAGCTGAAGTCGTCCTTGTCCCTCGCGCTTGCCCGGTTCTACCCGCTGGCGGGCAACCTCAGATGCTCCAGCCACGACGACGTCTCCGAGGTCGGTTGGATCGAAGGCGAATCAGTGTCATTCGTCTTGGCCGAGTGCGACAGCGGGTTCCACGAGCTCTCTGGTGACTACGCGCGCGACGTATCCAAGCTGCAGCGGTTGGCGCCCCGGCCGATCTGGTCGGGTGCCGCGAAGCCCTTGTTGGCTGTGCAGGTCACCGTGTTCCCCGACCAAGGCTTAACCATCGGGATATGGGCGCATCACGTCGCGTGCGACGGCACGAGCTTCACGCGCTTCGTGAAATCGTGGGCGTCCGCTTGCCGAGCCGGGGAGATCGTGGAGCCGGCGGCACCGTTATTCGACAGGACGGCGATCCCTAATCCCCTTCAGCTGCGTTCCGTCAACTTCATTCCAGGTTACGAGAGCTCCGGGACCCGTGAAGCGTCGACCCTAGCCTCCAACTTGGTTACCGCCACGTTCGCCCTCGGACAAGATCACATCCGGCGTCTCAAGTGCTGGGTGATGGCCAAGGCCGGGGAGCGCAACACCACCTTCCATTGCTCGACGGTGGTGGTGACCTACGCGTACGTGTGGGTCTGCCTCATGAAGACGTTGGGCGACGCAGGCGACGAGACCGCGCACTTCACATTCACGGCGGATGCCCGGGGTCGTCTGCCGTCGCCAGTGCCCGAGACATACTTCGGCAACTGCATCGTCCCGTGCTTTGTGGAGGTGAAGGTGAGCGATCTGGTCGGGGAGGACGGCATCTTCGCCGCCTCCGAGGCCATCGGGAAGGCCATAGAAGACCTGAAACACGGCGCCCTTAAGGGTGTGCACGGCATGTGCGAGAGATGGCATCACGCCACGCAAAAACTTCCCATGACCCTGGCGGGATCACCCAAGTTCAAAGTTTACGATACTGATTTCGGATGGGGAAGACCGGTGAAGGTTAAGATTGTGATGCATAGGAGCCGAGCCGTATGGCTGCAGGAAAGCAGAAGAGGAGTTGGCGTGGAAATTGGCTTATCATTCGAGCAGCATCAGATGGATGTGTTCGAGAGGCACTTCCTCAGTGGCCTGAAACTTCTTCCTGAATAGATCTGCCTGGAGATCGAGTGAGGTTTGCTGATGAAGCTGAAATGTTTGTGCTCGtgcttgatcttgtcgttgtttccAGTACGTGAACCCTACTAATTATAATCACGTATTGCCCAGTGTCAGCTGCAATCATCGACTGAAATAAAATTGCTGTTTCAGCAGAATCAAATGTTCTAGGAAAATGAAACGGGCTGTAGATGTTATGCATAGAGATCGAGAACGTGAAGAGGGTGCTTGTGGCAACTGTGTTGCCTCCACCGTCATATCTCCTGAAGGAGATGTAAtctttatttctttatttctggTGCTGCTTTCAAAGTAACGTGCTGGTTTCCAGAGCTGATGCTTTCTGATAATTATATTTAATGCTGTCTCAAAATTAGGAAGGTGGCTGTTGGTCATTTAtaagtatttattattttatgatatctgaatttatattaaaatatttttttaatagtatatttaaaaagaatttataatggtagaaatctaggggcgacattacatgtgcaatggaaaaatagaaaataaaaatatcagaTTTTTTAAAAAGATTGTCGTGCGTTCATTAGTATGCAAAAACTTATTAAACTGAAAgtcatgtgtgagatagttgtgttacctatgaagatcatatatctctgaaatCCTATATATCTGTGGGctaggatgaaggagatcaagtaTCATCCTCGATCCACACCATAAGGGTTACAAAAATGCTCCTCGAATCGTTGCTCAAATCTCTATATATATTGgttgaggagaaagagagagtaaaatataatataacaaCCAAGAAGGCCAACCTATTACCCTctagttctctcatatttatagaggatttctatcaacttaacctctatttatagagatctttgtcaacttaaccctatggCCCTTTGATTCTTTTCTATTTACAGAGGCCCACCCCTCCCACTCGCATCGAGGCtcctatataataatatatatatatatataaacaattaagatataaGCTTCTATTTTGATGTGCTCCCGTTATTTTTTTAGTGAGTTATGCGACATTCTCAACACATGGAACGACGACAAGATCAAAGCAAGAATCAAACGATGACGACGACTTTTTTGAAAAAtctgatatttttattttctatttttccattgcacatgtaatgtcgcccctagatttctatcattataaatttttttaaatatattattaaaaaaatattttcatataaattcagatatcata
Coding sequences within:
- the LOC135582842 gene encoding anthocyanin 5-aromatic acyltransferase-like, translating into MESAGEVRVLEQSRIFPSMGSAAPPPSLPLTFFDVLWSTSGPFRRLFFYDFPHPAAVFADSVLPKLKSSLSLALARFYPLAGNLRCSSHDDVSEVGWIEGESVSFVLAECDSGFHELSGDYARDVSKLQRLAPRPIWSGAAKPLLAVQVTVFPDQGLTIGIWAHHVACDGTSFTRFVKSWASACRAGEIVEPAAPLFDRTAIPNPLQLRSVNFIPGYESSGTREASTLASNLVTATFALGQDHIRRLKCWVMAKAGERNTTFHCSTVVVTYAYVWVCLMKTLGDAGDETAHFTFTADARGRLPSPVPETYFGNCIVPCFVEVKVSDLVGEDGIFAASEAIGKAIEDLKHGALKGVHGMCERWHHATQKLPMTLAGSPKFKVYDTDFGWGRPVKVKIVMHRSRAVWLQESRRGVGVEIGLSFEQHQMDVFERHFLSGLKLLPE